Proteins from a single region of Streptomyces vinaceus:
- a CDS encoding NUDIX hydrolase → MSLYDDALLVLKRYEDQPELRDLYLEHLAAHPDGMYKPCQAGHLTGSALVIDPAGGRVLLTLHKKLGIWLQMGGHCEPEDTTLAGAALREAVEESGIASGLTLLPGGPVRLDRHPIPAPCNWHLDVQYAALAPADAVAEISEESLDLRWFPYEEVAAAADTSVVRLVEATLARL, encoded by the coding sequence GTGAGCCTGTACGACGACGCGCTGCTGGTCCTCAAGCGGTACGAGGACCAGCCCGAGCTGCGCGACCTCTACCTGGAGCACCTGGCCGCCCACCCGGACGGGATGTACAAGCCCTGCCAGGCCGGGCACCTCACCGGCAGCGCCCTGGTCATCGACCCGGCGGGCGGGCGCGTCCTGCTGACCCTGCACAAGAAGCTCGGCATCTGGCTCCAGATGGGCGGTCACTGCGAGCCCGAGGACACCACCCTGGCGGGTGCCGCGCTGCGCGAAGCCGTCGAGGAGTCGGGCATCGCCTCCGGGCTGACCCTGCTCCCGGGCGGCCCCGTACGGCTGGACCGGCACCCGATCCCGGCGCCGTGCAACTGGCACCTGGACGTGCAGTACGCGGCGCTGGCCCCGGCCGACGCGGTGGCGGAGATCAGCGAGGAGTCGCTGGACCTGCGCTGGTTCCCGTACGAGGAGGTGGCGGCGGCGGCCGACACCTCGGTCGTACGGCTGGTGGAGGCGACCCTGGCGCGGCTATGA
- a CDS encoding AIM24 family protein has product MQSSLFGHAEQQSQERYAVQNPQLLRVTLAGSDDVLARKGAMVAYQGIVDFDGEYQSTTQRTARARTGEGLDLMRCSGQGTVYFANLAQYVHVVDVDQDGLTVDSSYVLAMDSTLHTEAIAVDSQYGISGSGKYQLNITGRGKVALMTSGQPLMMQVTPDKYVNADADAIVAWSTSLRVQMQAQTHSTGVWRRRGNTGEGWELSFLGTGFALVQPSEVLPPQNAQLGQGMAAQYGMGQHGVHAQNQNNAWN; this is encoded by the coding sequence ATGCAGAGCTCACTTTTCGGCCACGCCGAGCAGCAGTCCCAGGAGCGGTACGCCGTCCAGAACCCGCAGCTGCTGCGGGTCACCCTGGCCGGCTCCGACGACGTCCTCGCCCGCAAGGGCGCCATGGTCGCCTACCAGGGGATCGTCGACTTCGACGGCGAGTACCAGAGCACCACGCAGCGCACCGCCCGCGCCCGCACCGGCGAGGGCCTCGACCTGATGCGCTGCTCCGGGCAGGGCACGGTCTACTTCGCCAACCTCGCCCAGTACGTGCACGTCGTGGACGTGGACCAGGACGGCCTCACCGTCGACAGCAGCTACGTACTGGCCATGGACTCCACCCTGCACACCGAGGCCATCGCGGTCGACAGCCAGTACGGCATCTCCGGCTCCGGCAAGTACCAGCTCAACATCACCGGCCGCGGCAAGGTCGCTCTGATGACCTCCGGGCAGCCGCTGATGATGCAGGTCACGCCGGACAAGTACGTCAACGCCGACGCGGACGCGATCGTCGCCTGGTCCACCTCGCTGCGGGTGCAGATGCAGGCCCAGACGCACTCCACCGGCGTCTGGCGGCGGCGCGGCAACACCGGCGAGGGCTGGGAGCTCAGCTTCCTCGGCACCGGCTTCGCGCTGGTGCAGCCGAGCGAGGTGCTGCCGCCGCAGAACGCCCAGCTGGGCCAGGGAATGGCCGCGCAGTACGGGATGGGCCAGCACGGGGTCCACGCCCAGAACCAGAACAACGCCTGGAACTAG
- a CDS encoding AIM24 family protein: protein MNQQLAGYAPTPVTARMENHGRAMLKVAMQSGQDLFARTGSMVAYEGFVQYEPNPPALRQMASQWLTGEGAPLMKATGDGLLYLADYGADVVVINLNNDALSVNGTNLLAFDAHLQWGVERVKGMAKFAGQGLFNVQIAGTGWVAITSRGTPIVVDCGRGEDETYVDPDALVAWSPNLKVKGKRSFKASSMIGRGSGEAYQMAFSGQGIVVVQPSEDSTDRLRTRG from the coding sequence ATGAACCAGCAGCTCGCGGGCTACGCCCCCACCCCCGTCACGGCCCGCATGGAGAACCACGGCAGGGCCATGCTCAAGGTCGCCATGCAGAGCGGCCAGGACCTCTTCGCGCGCACCGGGTCGATGGTCGCCTACGAGGGCTTCGTCCAGTACGAGCCCAACCCGCCGGCCCTGCGCCAGATGGCCTCCCAGTGGCTCACCGGCGAGGGCGCCCCGCTGATGAAGGCCACCGGCGACGGCCTGCTCTACCTCGCCGACTACGGCGCGGACGTCGTCGTCATCAACCTCAACAACGACGCGCTCTCGGTCAACGGCACCAACCTGCTCGCCTTCGACGCCCACCTCCAGTGGGGCGTCGAACGGGTCAAGGGCATGGCGAAGTTCGCCGGCCAGGGCCTGTTCAACGTGCAGATCGCGGGCACCGGCTGGGTCGCCATCACCTCCCGCGGCACCCCGATCGTGGTCGACTGCGGCCGCGGCGAGGACGAGACGTACGTCGACCCCGACGCGCTCGTCGCCTGGTCCCCGAACCTCAAGGTGAAGGGCAAGCGCAGCTTCAAGGCCTCGTCGATGATCGGCCGGGGCAGCGGGGAGGCCTACCAGATGGCCTTCTCCGGCCAGGGCATCGTCGTCGTACAGCCCAGCGAGGACAGCACCGACCGGCTCCGGACCCGGGGCTGA
- a CDS encoding TerD family protein encodes MAREFQRGHKARISDLTAGTDLYVGVQIAGPGLAFDISCFGLDANEQLSDDRYFVFYNQPKSPEESIQQLGAQAGDTESFRVTLDRVPASIHKLSFTATIDGDGQMSQIGPGYIRIVAGGEEVVRYSFTGAEFSTERAVMLGDFYLKDVWRFAAVGQGFDGGLAALLKNFGGEVADEDEQQAPQQPQAAAPAQAGAAPGFAPPPQTAAPAPSFGAPVQAPQAPQAPQAPYVPQPAPAPAPAPAPQYQQPAPPAPVHSAPTMVGPITTPPAPAPYGRPPHAPQPPGPPGAPPYGQQPQPSYGQMPGYGGQVPPPAPATYGQVPGQQPPPYGQQMPGQQPGYGHGAPQAAGAGLAAALQPYKEVPTGTRWTAQNQQLMRVDLSMGGQPVLARQGSMVLYQGKVDFSYKGAGFAGRIVGNATGQEMQLMRCSGRGQVFLAENGAHLHAIELQGDGICVSAESVLAFDESLQHEVRRIEGHGIPGGALFTMLFQGSGTVIVKTHGTPVVLPVTPTTFADSNAIVAWSAASQVIVSSQVRLRRNAYPGHSGETVNLQFRGAPGNFIVVQPYEV; translated from the coding sequence ATGGCCAGGGAATTCCAACGCGGTCACAAGGCCAGGATCAGCGATCTGACGGCAGGCACGGATCTGTACGTGGGCGTGCAGATCGCCGGCCCCGGACTCGCCTTCGACATCAGCTGCTTCGGCCTTGACGCCAACGAGCAGCTGTCGGACGACCGGTACTTCGTCTTCTACAACCAGCCGAAGTCGCCGGAGGAGTCGATCCAGCAGCTCGGCGCGCAGGCGGGCGACACCGAGTCCTTCCGGGTGACGCTGGACCGCGTCCCGGCGAGCATCCACAAGCTGTCCTTCACGGCCACCATCGACGGCGACGGACAGATGTCGCAGATCGGACCGGGCTACATCCGGATCGTGGCCGGCGGCGAGGAAGTCGTCCGGTACTCCTTCACGGGCGCGGAGTTCAGCACCGAGCGCGCCGTCATGCTCGGCGACTTCTACCTCAAGGACGTGTGGCGCTTCGCCGCGGTCGGCCAGGGCTTCGACGGCGGGCTCGCCGCGCTGCTGAAGAACTTCGGCGGCGAGGTCGCCGACGAGGACGAGCAGCAGGCCCCGCAGCAGCCGCAGGCCGCCGCCCCGGCCCAGGCCGGCGCCGCGCCGGGATTCGCCCCGCCGCCGCAGACCGCCGCCCCGGCGCCGTCCTTCGGCGCCCCGGTCCAGGCCCCGCAAGCCCCGCAGGCTCCCCAGGCCCCGTACGTCCCGCAGCCCGCGCCCGCCCCGGCCCCCGCGCCCGCCCCGCAGTACCAGCAGCCGGCCCCGCCGGCCCCCGTGCACTCGGCCCCGACCATGGTCGGCCCGATCACCACCCCGCCGGCCCCCGCGCCGTACGGCCGGCCGCCGCACGCCCCGCAGCCGCCCGGCCCGCCCGGCGCGCCCCCGTACGGCCAGCAGCCGCAGCCCTCGTACGGCCAGATGCCCGGCTACGGCGGCCAGGTCCCGCCCCCGGCCCCCGCGACCTACGGCCAGGTCCCCGGCCAGCAGCCGCCCCCGTACGGCCAGCAGATGCCCGGTCAGCAGCCCGGCTACGGCCACGGCGCCCCGCAGGCCGCCGGCGCCGGCCTCGCCGCCGCCCTCCAGCCGTACAAGGAAGTCCCCACCGGCACCCGCTGGACCGCGCAGAACCAGCAGCTGATGCGGGTGGACCTCTCGATGGGCGGCCAGCCCGTCCTCGCCCGCCAGGGCAGCATGGTCCTCTACCAGGGCAAGGTCGACTTCAGCTACAAGGGCGCCGGCTTCGCCGGCCGCATCGTCGGCAACGCCACCGGCCAGGAGATGCAGCTGATGCGCTGCAGCGGCCGCGGCCAGGTCTTCCTCGCCGAGAACGGCGCCCACCTGCACGCCATCGAGCTCCAGGGCGACGGGATCTGCGTCTCCGCCGAAAGCGTCCTCGCCTTCGACGAGTCCCTCCAGCACGAGGTCCGCCGCATCGAGGGCCACGGCATCCCCGGCGGCGCCCTGTTCACGATGCTGTTCCAGGGCTCCGGCACGGTGATCGTCAAGACGCACGGAACGCCCGTCGTCCTGCCCGTCACCCCGACCACCTTCGCCGACAGCAACGCCATCGTCGCGTGGTCGGCGGCCTCCCAGGTGATCGTCTCCAGCCAGGTCCGGCTGCGGCGCAACGCCTACCCCGGCCACAGCGGGGAGACCGTGAACCTCCAGTTCCGCGGCGCTCCCGGCAACTTCATCGTCGTCCAGCCGTACGAGGTCTGA